From the Deinococcus gobiensis I-0 genome, the window CGCAAGAAGGTCATCGAGGCGCTCCAGAAGGCGCTGCCGCAGGTCTGGAGCTGAGAGAGGGCTCGGAAGTTCAGGGGCGGGGTGCTGGCCCCGGCCCCTGCAACAGCCGGACCATCTCCAGATATCCGGCGCTGCGGGCGTGGTCCAGCGGCGTTCTCCCCTGCCGGTCGGCCACCTGCGGATCGGCCCCGTGCGCCAGCAGTTCACGCACGATTTCGGTGTGGACCGGGCCGCCGTCTCCGAGGATCACGGCCTCCAGCAGCGCCGTCCAGCCCAGATGGTTGACGTGATTCACGTCGATACCGGTGGTCCGGAGCAGTTCTCGGACGTAAGGCAGGTGGCCGCGGTCAGCCGCCGGAATCAGCGCCGTTCCCCCGAAGCGGTTGGTGCGGGTCAGGTCGGGACTGCCCCGGAGCACCTCGCGCAGCAGGGCGACATTGCCCGTCTCGCCACTCACCAGCAGCGCGTTGTTGCGTGCGTCGTCCTGGGGGTCGGGGTCCGCACCGGCCGACACCAGCGCGCGCACCACCTCCACATGGTCGCCCAGGGCCGCGGAGGTCAGCGCCGTACGGCCCCGCGCGTCGGCCGCGTCGGGATTCGCGCCCGCCGCCAGCAGGGCCGCGACCCGCGCCGCGTCACCGTCCTGGGCCGCCCTGAGCAGTTGGGCCGAGAGCGCCGCT encodes:
- a CDS encoding ankyrin repeat domain-containing protein, yielding MLAALLGGTAATVVTAAHGPERRIQMEQHSEAALSAQLLRAAQDGDAARVAALLAAGANPDAADARGRTALTSAALGDHVEVVRALVSAGADPDPQDDARNNALLVSGETGNVALLREVLRGSPDLTRTNRFGGTALIPAADRGHLPYVRELLRTTGIDVNHVNHLGWTALLEAVILGDGGPVHTEIVRELLAHGADPQVADRQGRTPLDHARSAGYLEMVRLLQGPGPAPRP